Sequence from the Ziziphus jujuba cultivar Dongzao chromosome 9, ASM3175591v1 genome:
GGAAAGCTCGTAAGCGTCTAAGAAAGGAATTCATGGAGGATGCCGATAATACTGATGATCaggaattgaagaagaagaagaatatgatGATCACGAAGAGGAGGACTGCCCATGAACAACAACAATATTCTTCCCCCTGGATCCCATCGTTTCGGTGGGAGGATTTTACAACGGACATCGACTTCATAAGACCTCCTCCGATCCTTCCTAATCCATGTAATTACAATTATAAGGAGCCAAACAAGCAAGCAATTACAGAAGATGATGGTTTAGATCTCCAACTCAAGCTCTAGTCTTGTATGCATTGAAAAgtttatccaaatatatattagttCTGCTACAACTTTGTCACATTGGAATATATACgatattcaatttttataattaatttggtcTGATGCATGTTGAAAATCATGCTATGCTGACCATCATTCATCTGCTCAACAGAAAAATGTGCTTTATAAATCAAACTCATCGTGATTTTGCTAATATGGGCAACGTTGCGCACCATTTAAAGG
This genomic interval carries:
- the LOC107426192 gene encoding uncharacterized protein LOC107426192, with protein sequence MNMEKAEKEKVSHNGEDEEEQHEDMKMEKFFALMRSFGKARKRLRKEFMEDADNTDDQELKKKKNMMITKRRTAHEQQQYSSPWIPSFRWEDFTTDIDFIRPPPILPNPCNYNYKEPNKQAITEDDGLDLQLKL